Within Oribacterium sp. oral taxon 102, the genomic segment TGGCGAAGTACTGCGAGCTGTTCCGCCGCGCGCTCTCAGGGAAGCTCGGCCGGAATCTGTTTAATGTAGCGTTTCCGCTGGCAGAGGAGCAGGCAGGCGGGCATCAGGAATTCCTTTATCGTCTCCGGGAAAGCGCGCTGAAGGACGACGCGCTGGTGCAGGAATTTTTTGACCGCGTGATCGGAAGCGCAGAGCTTCCGGGGAAATATCTGATCGTACTGGTACATGGTGTCTACGACATTCCGAAAAAGACGACGGACGGACTGACGATGGAGGATGCCTCCGAGGAGGTTTATCGCTTCCTGCTTTGTCTTATCTGCCCGGTGACGCTGCTCCGCGAGGGGCTCTGCTATGACCGCGCGGCGGGAACCTTTCTGAGCCGTACCGACGACTGGGCGGTGCAGAAGCCGGATGCGGCATTCCTCTTTCCCTCGTTTAATGAACGCAGTACGGATCTCCATGAGACCCTGTTTTATGCGAAGAATCCGAAGGAACGGCACGAGGAGCTTGCCAGAGGGATTCTGGGAACGGAGCTTCCGAGAGCGGAGACGGAGCAGCAGAATGTTTTCCGCGATCTGATTGAGACGACGCTGGATCGGGACTGCGATTTCGAGGCGGTAAAGAACATTTCGGACAGCCTGCAGCAGATGATTCGGGATGCGGCAGAGAGTGAGAGTCCCGCCGCAGTCGGGAAGCCGGAGCTTCGGCGGCTGCTCGCGGAGAACGGCGCGGGAGAGGAGCAGCTCCGGAAATTTGAGGTGATCTATGAGGAGGCAATGGGGGAGGATTCCTCGCCGCTCCTCGCGGAAAATGTGACGGACAGCCGGAGTCTCGTGGTGAAGTCGGACAATGTGAAGCTGAACGTCAAGGCGGAGGCTTCCGACATTGTGGAAACCCGTATCCTCGACGGACGGGAGTACCTCCTGATTCCGGTTTCTGACAATATCGAGGTGAACGGAATCCGGATCCGGATGCGAAGCGCGGAGGAGAGCTAGAAATGCGGCTGGATCGGTTTTTATCCGATATGAACGTCGCCAGCCGGAGCGAGCTCAGAAAGGCGATTCGAAACCGGCAGGTCACGGTAAATGGGGAAACGATCCGAGATCCGGGCTTTCTGCTTTCGCCGGAGGAGCAGCCGGAGGTGATCTGCCGGGGGAAGTGCGTCGAATATCAGGAGCTGCAGTATTTCATGCTGAACAAGCCTGCAGGGGTAATCTCGGCGAGCGAGGATCGGAAGCAGAAGACGGTCGTGGATCTGATCGGGGAGGAGAAGCGGAGAGACCTTTTTCCGGTCGGAAGGCTGGACAGGGATACGGAGGGACTCCTCCTCCTGACGAATGACGGACAGCTCGCGCATCGGCTGCTCTCTCCGAAAAAACAGGTGGATAAGCAGTATTTCGCCCGCATCAGCGGGAAGGCGACGGCGGAGGACAGCGCGCGCTTCGCCGCGGGAATCCGCTATGATACAGAGCTGACCGCGCGTCCCGCGAGACTGGAGATCCTCACCGCCGGGGAGGAGAGCTCGGAGATTCTCGTGACGATACAGGAGGGGAAGTTTCACCAGATCAAGAAAATGGTGGCAGCGCTTGGAGGCGGAAAGCAGGTTCTCTACCTGAAGCGCCTCTCGATCGGGGCGCTTCGTCTGGACGAGAGCCTCAGACCGGGGGAATACCGGAGGCTCCGGCAGGAGGAGCTGGCTGTGCTCTGAGAAAAGGGGAAGCGATGGAATATCAGAAATGGATAAGGTGTAAGGACGGCAGGGAATGCTGCCTTCGGAACGGGACGGAACGAGACGGCAGGCTATCAGGAACTCGTATATATGAGGCTTGAATATCCTGTTTAATCCCGCTATAATAATTACTGCGCTTTTCGGAGAAAAGCCGCGGGTTAAGGCAACGTCCCGGAAGGGGACAATTAGGAGGAAGCTTATGAGAAAAGTTCTTTCAGTTCTTCTGGCAGGCAGCATGGCGGCATCCGTGCTGGCAGGCTGCGGAAGCAAGGAAGCGGCAGAGACGACGGCTGTGACGGAGTCTGCAGCAGAGGCAGCGTCTGAGAGCGCCAAGGAGTCCGCGGAGACAGCGAAGGAG encodes:
- a CDS encoding pseudouridine synthase, giving the protein MRLDRFLSDMNVASRSELRKAIRNRQVTVNGETIRDPGFLLSPEEQPEVICRGKCVEYQELQYFMLNKPAGVISASEDRKQKTVVDLIGEEKRRDLFPVGRLDRDTEGLLLLTNDGQLAHRLLSPKKQVDKQYFARISGKATAEDSARFAAGIRYDTELTARPARLEILTAGEESSEILVTIQEGKFHQIKKMVAALGGGKQVLYLKRLSIGALRLDESLRPGEYRRLRQEELAVL
- a CDS encoding DUF4317 domain-containing protein; this encodes MDKKAINEVKKCFNKNDCRIDWMRACYVNEEGEKLETLHDTFLALQDEEMAKYCELFRRALSGKLGRNLFNVAFPLAEEQAGGHQEFLYRLRESALKDDALVQEFFDRVIGSAELPGKYLIVLVHGVYDIPKKTTDGLTMEDASEEVYRFLLCLICPVTLLREGLCYDRAAGTFLSRTDDWAVQKPDAAFLFPSFNERSTDLHETLFYAKNPKERHEELARGILGTELPRAETEQQNVFRDLIETTLDRDCDFEAVKNISDSLQQMIRDAAESESPAAVGKPELRRLLAENGAGEEQLRKFEVIYEEAMGEDSSPLLAENVTDSRSLVVKSDNVKLNVKAEASDIVETRILDGREYLLIPVSDNIEVNGIRIRMRSAEES